Within Metabacillus sp. KUDC1714, the genomic segment AATATTGACATGCTTGTCGTGGTAGGGGAGAAAGCGAAGTATATAGGCCTTGGAGCAATTAAGCATGGGATGGATCCAAACAAGATTCACTACTGTGAAACAGGTTACGAGGTGTTTGACCTTATAGAGCCATATTTATCAGTCGACACAAATATTCTTTTAAAAATTACTTATCGGGTGATGAAGCGAGAAAGCTTTAAAAAACTTAGAAAAAACCTCATTCAACATGATGATGAGTAAAAGGGCAAGGGAGAATGGCGATGAAGAAAACAACACAACTTAAAAAGTTAATAAAGAGTAACCAGCTTGAATCCATTATGGAGGCTCATAATGCCTTGTCTGCGAAGATCGTGGAGGAAACTGGTTTTAAAGGAATATGGGCAAGTGGTTTGTCAATGTCTGCGGCATTAGGTGTTCGTGATAACAATGAGGCTTCCTGGACACAAGTTTTAGATGTGTTGGAATTTATGAGTGATGTGACAACCATTCCAATTCTACTTGATGGTGACACAGGTTACGGGAACTTTAACAATGCAAGAAGATTAGTGAAAAAATTGGAGCAACGAGACATTGCTGGTGTATGTATTGAGGATAAGCTTTTTCCGAAGACAAATTCATTTATTAGAGGTGAGGCTCAACCCCTCGCTGATATCAATGAGTTTTGCGGGAAAATAAAAGCGATGAAGGATACGCAAAAGGATGAAGATTTTGTTGTTGTCTCAAGAGTTGAAGCATTTATTGCTGGCTGGGGATTAAAAGAAGCATTAAAGCGTGCCGAAGCCTACCGACTAGCTGGGGCAGACGCAATTCTCATGCATAGTAAAAGATCGGATACACAAGAAATTGAAGCATTTATGAAGGAATGGGGAAATCGACATCCTGTTATCATTGTTCCGACGAAATATTATACCACTCCCACAGACCTATTTCGAGAATTGGGTGTCAGTTTGACAATCTGGGCTAATCACAATCTACGTGCTTCCATTAAGTCCATGCAAGAAACCTCAAGTCGAATTTTTCATGATGATAGCTTGTTACATGTCGAAAAGGCAGTTGCTCCATTAAATGAAGTGTTCCGATTGCAAGGAGAAGAAGAGCTTGCTGCTGCAGAGAAAAGGTATCTCTCCTCTTCACAGAAAAATGCAAATGCGATGATTCTTTCCAGACAATCCACTGCAAATCACATTATAACAGAGCAAATCGATCAATTTAAAGAGTGTGGTGTGAAAGACATCGTAACAATTGAAGGCGATACTGGAGAATTACTATCGCTTTATAACGCCAAGGATCATATCGGTGAGAATACGATCATTAGCTACAATGATATCATCTACAAATCTTATATTCTCCAAGATCTAATCGAAATGGATAACGAAATTGCGATTGTTGTAGACGCTGACATTGAAAAAACAGGTGAAAAGCGGGAGCTTGTTTCTGCATCTCAACCTTATTCAAAGTATTTGTACGGTAAAACAGTAGACTTAGTAGCGATGGCAAATAAGGAAGGTATGGATGATATTCATGGTGAGTTTATCGGCTTATGGAAGGTGTCCGAAAAAGGAGCAGCTGTAATTAAGGGGGCATTAGAAGATCTAATAAATAAGGAAAATAGTATTGACCTAACGATAGGTGATTTGTTAAATCATGTTTTAACTTTACATCCGATTACAATAAATTATATTAAAGGATCTTGGCTAGATTTGGAGGCTTATGAAAAGAACCTAAAAGCAGGTGATCAAGTATGATGGACACCGCACAGTTTGGCTCTTTGTTAAAAGAGTTAGGTTTTGATTTTTATAGCGGAGTACCTTGCTCATATTTAAAGAGTCTTATAAACTTCGCGATTAATGAATGTGAATTTATCATGGCGAACAATGAGGGGGACGCTGTAGCGATTGCTGCTGGAGCATCAATTGGTGGAAAAAAGTCTGTTGTACTTATGCAGAATTCAGGATTAACCAATGCCGTTTCGCCGTTAACATCTCTCATTCACCCCTTTCGAATTCCAATCCTAGGTTTCGTAAGCCTCAGGGGAGAACCAGGATTCCCTGATGAACCACAGCATGAATTAATGGGTCAGATTACACCAGAAATGCTAAATTTAATGCAAATTAAATGGGATTATTTATCCTCAAACATTGATGATGCAAAACAACAGATTCAGTGGGCAAATCAATGTATCGAACAAAATCAACCATATTTTTTCATTGTGAAAAAAGGAACATTCGCGCCTGTTACCCTTCAGGATAAACAACTGAATAAACAAAAGGCAATACAAGCAATTAAACGAGAGAAAGTGTTTGATGATGAAAAACCAACAAGATACGAAGCATTGCAAGTCATATCAGCCTTGAGGGATGATAACACGATTCACTTGGCGACAACAGGAAAATTAGGTAGAGAGTTGTATGATGTAGAAGATACACCGAATAATTTTTACATGGTAGGATCAATGGGCTGTATTAGTTCAATTGGTTTAGGCTTAGCTCTAGTAAGAAGAGAAAAGGCAATTATTGCTCTGGATGGTGATGGAGCACTCCTTATGAGGATGGGCAACTTAGCAACAAATGGCTACTATTCTCCAAATAATCTTCTTCATATACTGCTTGATAACCATATACATGACTCAACGGGGGGACAATTCACTGTATCACCAAATGTTGATTTTGTTGATACAGCTGCAGCATGTAAATATGAACAGTCAATCTATGTTCATACACTTGCAGAATTATCGGAGTATATCAAGGAGTGGAAACAACATCAAAAATTGACCTTTTTATATATGAAAATTGCAGAAGGCTCTAAAAAAGGACTTGGACGTCCAACGATCAAGCCATTCGAAGTCAAAGAGCGATTGCAGGTGTTTTTAGATGATTGAAACAGCCGTTATATTAGCAGCAGGGATGGGGAGTCGAATTCGTGAACGAACTGGGTACAATCCTAAGGGGTTTTTACAACTTGATGAAATACCTTTAATTGAACATTCTATTTCAAAAATGTTAACTGCTGGAATTAAGAAAATTTTCATCGGCACAGGTTTTATGAAGGAAGCATATGAAAAACTTGCTTACAAATACGAGCAAATTCAATGTGTATATAATCCAGACTTTGAAACCACAGGAAGCATGTATACGCTATATAGGTTGAAGGATGTTATAAACGAAGACTTTTTACTAGTTGAATCAGATTTAATCTATGAAAGGTCTGCATTATCTATTTTAATGAATCATGGATATAAGGATGTTATTTTATCAAGTAAGTTAACGGACTCAGGTGATGAGGTTCTAATTGAAATAGATGAAAAACATCATCTTGTCAACATGTCGAAAGCGAAAGCGGATTTAATGAACATATCTGGAGAGCTAGTTGGAATAACGAAGCTCTCTTATTCAACCTTTCAAAAAATATGCAGCCATATAGAGCTTCTTCCTAATTTTCACAAGATGGATTATGAAAATGGAATTGTTGCAATTGCAGATCAAATTCCTTTTTATGTGCATCAAGAAAACGATCTCGTTTGGTGTGAGGTTGATGACGAGGGACATTGGACGAGAGCTGTTCAGTTTATTTATCCACTAATAAAGGCAAGGGAAAATGTTTTGAAGTCCATTAACCGAACGATCTTATTAAATCCAGGACCGGCAACAACAACAGATACTGTGAAGTATGCTCAAGTTGTAGAGGATATTTGTCCGAGAGAAGAAGAATTCGGTCGTGTTATGGAATTTATCTCAAATGAATTAACAGAGTTTGTTGGGAATCTAGAGGAATATACAACAGTTCTATTTGGTGGATCTGGTACAGCAGCAGTTGAATCCATCCTAAGCTCAGTAATTGATGATCAAGCTATTTTGATTATTAATAATGGGGCATATGGTAAGCGCATGTGTAAAATTGCTGATGTATATGGGCTTGAATTTTTTGAATATGCAAGTCCTGTTGATGAAGCAATTGATCTATCTTCTCTTGAACAATTTATTAACAATGTCCCAACAAAACTTTCACATCTTGCCGTTGTTCATTGCGAAACATCAACAGGTCTATTAAATAATCTTGAAGCTGTTGGAGAGCTGTGCCAAAAATATAAATTATCGATGATCGTTGATGCAATGAGTTCCTTTGCAGCCATCCCAATCGATATGAACAAAATGAATATAAGCTATCTTGCTGCAAGCTCAAATAAAAACCTTCAAGGTATGGCGGGTGTTTCATTTGTCATTGCTGATAAAGCGCAATTAGAAAAAACAAAGCAATATAAACAGCGTAATGTGTATCTAAATTTATTTACACAATATCATTATTTTAAACTAACAAATCAAATGCAATTTACTCCTCCTGTACAAACTCTTTATGCCTTAAAGCAAGCGATCCTTGAAACAAAATGGGAAGGAATTCAGTCGCGCTATAAAAGATATACAAAATCATGGGAAACATTAATAGAAGGGGTTAGTCGACTAGGATTGAAGCATCTTGTTGATAAAAATAGCCATTCTAGAATCATCACATCGATTATCGAACCTTCCCAGCCAACCTATGATTTTAATGAGATGCATGATTATTTTTACAGAAATGGTTTTACGATTTATCCTGGAAAAGTGAACACGCTACAAACCTTCCGAATTGCGAATATAGGCGACATTTCATACCTGGACATTGAGAGGTTTATCAGACTACTTGAACGATATCTCGAATGGCTGAGGGAGGGGAATAAACATGAAACGATATAAAGTAGCTGTTGCTGTCATGGTAATAAATGCTGAAGATGAATTTCTTCTTGTTAAGAGTCGGAGAGGCTGGGAATTCCCTGGTGGTTTTATTGAAGATGAAGAAGCAATCAAAGATGCTGCAATAAGAGAGGTTAAGGAAGAGTCAGGAATTAACATCGAACTGATGAAGTTTTTAGGATTAGAGCAGGATATAGAAAGAACAACATGTGTTTTTTTGTTTAAAGGAAGACCAGTTAGCGGAAAGCTTACAAGCTCTTACGAAACAGAGGATGTTGGCTACTATCCTCTTGATGAAGTTATGAATATGATCTCAATAGAGCATTTCAAAGAACGAATCTTTCGATGTTTAAATGATGAAGAAATCCCTTCGATTATTACACGATAGATTATTAACGGTTTCGGTTTTCGGGTACAAAATATTAAATAACATACCAATTAGCAGTCCAAAACTTGTATTCATTGGACTGCTTTTATTTATTAATTTGTTAAGGGGGAAAATCAGAATTTTAGTTGAAGAAGGAATATACATAGAAAGTTTGTATTAGGACAATTAAACTCAACATATTTATATTAAAGGAATGTTAGGAAAATAGGAGGGGTCAATATGGCTAATCCGATTGTTGCTAGGTCATTAGATGAAATAAAATTTTGGTCTAGGATTATGAAAGAGCATGCATTATTTTTGAGCTTGGGTTTTACTTATGAACAGAAACAATTAATTGATGAAGCAAAACATTTTATCACGCTTTTTGAAAGAATAGAGGAAAAGTTGACTAATTTTTCGATAAATTCTGATTGGCAACAAATCCAGTCTTTTAATAACGAGGTTTACCAAGCTGCAGCTGCAATATGGAGCTATAAGAGAAAAGTATTGGGTTTAACTTTACGCTGTGAAATTCGATCAAATAACTACCCTTTATTGGTAGATCATATTAGTAGAGAAGCAGCTTATTTTGCCAATCGATTAAAGGAACTTAATCAAGGAGTACTAGATCCAAAACCAGAAGCAATTATCGAAGAAAATGTATTCTTTCTTAAAATCATGGCAGACCATGCAAAATTTATAGGGCATCTTTTAGACCCTTCGGAAAGAAAGTTAGTAGAACAGGCTAGAGAATTTAGTCATGACTTTGACCAATTAGTCTTTCAGGCAATAGATTTGGATTCAATGAGACCTCAATCTGAAACTAAGCCTTTACTAAGTCAGTTTTTAAACCAAAATAAAGTATCAGTTGCTTCTTTAAGGGATTTTAAGAAAACAGCAAGAGAATTGATAGAAGAATGTCGTATCAAAAGCAACATTCATCCACTTTTAGCGGACCATACATTTAGAGAAGCTGAAAGGTTTTTGGAAATCATTGATCTATTTGAAGCTAGTTTGAAAAGATAAACTAACAGTTGAAATGAGGGTGGGGTGCTACAGCAACCCCATCTCTAAATACGAAATGATATTTTGTACGGTGTTTTGTATCGTTAAGATTGACTTTTGGAAGAGCTGAATTTTTTGCGAATAAATGCAATGCAAAGCAATAAAATCGGGAACATAATTTGCAAAGGTACATGTACGTATAAAGTGATAAAGTCCAATCCCAATTCATTATATGCTACCTGATTTGGCGAAGATACGATTGCAAGTGGAACGATAATGGTACCTAATCCAAGGAATACTGATTTAGTCTGTTTTAATTTAAACAGGTGAGAAATCCCAATTGCAGCACCAAATGTCCAGCCCCCGACCTTAAAAAACACCCCAGCTACCATCATTAAAATAATTAAAGCATCAAATCGTTCAAGAAAATCAGCGATCGACACCATTCGAGTTGCCGAAAGAAGAGGGAAGAAATCCTGACTATATATTTCTGGGCCTAAAACGGCTAAGGTCATGATTAAATTTAGTGTCATTAAAACACCTGTAGTTAGAACAATTGCCATTCCAATTTTTATTAAATTCTTTTTATTATTCAAAAATGGAAAAAACATCATAATAATGATCGACTCTCCAAAAGGAAAGGTTAATACGGTTGGGAATACCTCTTTTATTATCGGGGTCAGTCCATTTCCTAAAATTGGTGTCAAATTATTAATAGTGAATTCTTTTACACTAAATAATAGAATCCATATGACAAACATGGACATGACGTAAACTGGAAACACAGCTTCTCCCATTCTCCCGAAGGTTTCCACTCCACCTCTTAGACAATAAACCATTAATACCATAAAGCTTCCAATGACAAAGACCAATGGAGTATCAACTAAGATTGTTGCTGCGATGAGTTCTGCAAAATCCCGACAAGCTCTTGAAGCTAGATACGTAAAATAGATGATGTAAGTTAAAATAAACGGATAGGTAAGGTATTTACCGATTATTTTAGGGATCATTTGAAGCAATGTATCCTCTGGATAATAGGATGCTAATTTTATATAGACAAACATTAAGATTAAACCACCAAGCATCGCAGTAAAAGTAACAAGCCAAGCATCCTGTTTTGCCCCGCCTCCTAATCCGTAAACTAAGGTGTTTCCTATTTGAAAGCCAACTATGACATAAAATAGCTGAAGAGCATTTATTTTTGTTTGTCCCATTTGATCACCCTATAAAAGTGAATGATAAATATTCTTAACCTTTTTTCACATTTTAATAGTATGTACATTAAAGGAAATGATATACAGTAGGGTAGTGACATATATATAGCTCTTTTAAAAAGTGTATTGAAATACTTTCTTGATTCATAAAAAAAGTGCCAATTCATAAGTGAATTGCACTGTTTTTTATTGTTATGAAAATGGCAGAAGGCAATGACCACTTATAATAGAAGTGAGGGTTTTTTGTTCAAAGGTAAGAAAGTATAAAAGTTTGTACTTATTTTTGGTTTCTAGCTCCAGCCCCTAGCCTCTCGGGGGGCTGATTAAGGCGCTTGCGCTTTTGTTCTTAGTTAACAAGGCCAAGTGATTTCAACCCATTATAAATACCAGAATCCGTTACTTTTGTTGTTTTGTGCTTTGCATACTGAAACAGATCAGGGTGCCCATTTCCCATTGCAAAGCCTTCACCTACAAAGCTAAGCATTTCTTTATCGTTCATACCATCGCCAAATGCAATCGATGATTCTCTAGGAATCTGGAGAAGTTCAAGTATGTGTTGAATGGCAATACCTTTGTTGACATTATCCCTAATCACGTCAAAACAATGACGTAATCCATCAACATTTACTTGAGATAGATGAATATTGTGATCGTTTTTTTCATAAAGTGCAGGTTCGTTTTCACTTAAATTAATTAGCGTAATACCTAGAATTTGATTAATAACATCTAAAGAATAATGGTCATTTTTCTGTAAATGAAATGCGTGAATAAACTCTTGTACAACAGAGCTTTCTAGATCTGAAAAGATATTTTTTTCATGAGTGTACAAAACAAGCTCATGTCCGTTGTTTTTTGCAATGTCGACAAAGCTTTTAACCGAATCTGCGCTCATTGGTGACTTGAAAATATCCTTTCCTTGATAAATCGCATATGCACCATTATAGCCAATGAAGGATTGAATGTTCAACTCTTCTGCAATATGATCAATTTCATGCAAGGGTCTACCAGTAGCTAGAAAAACCTCGATCCCTTTTTGCTTTACCTCAGCTACAGCTTGCTTCGTTGAATCTTCGATAGTATCATCAGGTTTTAATATGGTTCCATCAATGTCTAGAAATAAAATTTTATAATTAGTCATTATCTACTCCAGCTCTTTATTATTTGTTTACATTCTATAATCAAATTTTATCATAAAAAATCCCATAAGTGAAAGTTTCCAGACTTTAGGAATGTGTATTTATGGATATTAGAAGGATTATACACTTGAGTTTTGTTCTTATTTTCAGGCACTTTTCTAAGAAATTGTTGTTTTGAAGCGAAAACTGATTAAGGTTGATTGGAGCGGAAATCAACCACACTACACTACTAGGTAAATAGCAAAAAAAAGTTTGCGAAAATATCCTATTTTTAATGAAATAAAAATTTTTATCAAATTTAGGTTTATTATGTTTCCTGGCGGGTATAATAGTAATCGAAATTATCATCAAACGTGTTTTGATTGATTTAGGAGGAAATAGTTAATGGCACAAGGAAAAGTAAAATGGTTTAATTCAGAAAAAGGTTTTGGATTTATTGAAGTTGAAGGTGGAGAAGATGTATTTGTTCACTTTTCTTCAATTCAAGGAGAAGGTTACAAAAGCTTAGATGAAGGTCAAGAAGTTTCTTTTGATATTGAGCAAGGAAACAGAGGACCACAAGCTGCGAACGTTCAAAAAATATAAAACCAAATGAACCATACAAACAGGCCCTCACAATAGGGTCTGTTTTTGTATGTCCATTAATATTAAAAGTGTAAAGACAAAAGGGCTGACTCAAGATATGAGCCAGCCCCCAGTGGAGAATCCATCTACAAAACAGGTATTGAAAAAGGTTTATTTACATTATACCCCCATTAATTTTGACTTATACAAATGATCTGTTTAATAAATTTGTTTTGTAAATGTGACTATATTTTTAAATTAATACTTGAATAAGTTGGTAAAAAACGTTGGCAACTGGTTCAAGTGATTAAAACAGCTTCCTAAGGAACATTATTTGCAAGTTATTATTTATCGCCCCATCGAATAGGTTGTACTATGTAGAGTTATTGAATGGGGGCAAGAAAATGAAGATAGTTGACCAATTAAAGGAATTTATCGTCAATCAAGATGTGATTCCAAAATCAATTAAAATTCATCCAGATGCAATTTCTGAGCTAGAAGCTGAAAAGTTTGTTTATATGATAAATAACAGTTCGGCGAACCCAGTGAAACGTTTTATGGGAATCGAGCTTATTCCAGCAGAGGATGTAGTGGGCTTCGACATTGTTGAAAAAGAGGATAAAAGTGAACGATGGATTGTGAAAAAGGAAGTTAAAAAAATTAGAGAAAAATATATCCATCATGATGGAAATTTATCAAAAGATATTAGCTTACTATTTGCTTATCTCGGCTACCTAGAACGAGAACTTGAGGATAAGACAAACTACCTAAACTATATAAGAGAAAAGGAAACATTAAACACATCGGGTGAGTAGGGATGGAGATTGTCTTTAATAATAGGTCAAACAAACAAGTCCTGTAACGTACAGGGCTTATTTTCATTTTGAAAAAACTTTGTAACTGACTAATCACTTTTAATCTATGTGAAAATTTAATACTCTTTTTCCGATCTTTGTGTGAAAATTTAGGATAGTTTCTTAAAATTTTGGGATTATCCATCTAACAGAAAGCGTTTACAATTAATTTGTACGAATGATACAAACAGTTCATAGGGGGTAAGGAATTATGAAAAGTCTCAAAATAAAAGCTTTAGTTATTCTCATGATCATGGTTTTATCTATCATGACAGCATGTTCTGGGAATAGTAATGAAAAGTCTTCGGGTAGTTCAAAGGAAAATGGGGAAAAGATTGAATTAACATTTTGGAACATCTGGACTGAGCCATCACCTCAAAATGAAGCAAGTTTGAAACAAGTAGAAAAATTTATGGAGGAACATCCTAATATCATCATTAAGCAACAAAACATACCACATGATCAATTTAAGGTAAAAGTGAAAACACAAGCAGCTGGTCAACAGCTTCCAGATTTAATTCAAGTATTCCCAGGTGCGGAATTAACACCATTAGTTGATGGTGAACTGATTCAACCGATCGATGATATTTTAAGCCATTGGGATGGATTAATTAATGAAGGGATGTTAGGTGATTATAAGGTTGGGGATAAACAATATGCATTACCAGCTAACGTTACACCTACAAGCCTTGTCTATTACAACAAAGCCATGCTAGCTGAACTAGGTTATGATGAGTTTCCAAAAACATATGAAGAATTTAAAACATTAGTAACTAAAATTCAGGATAAAGATATCATTCCGATCGCACTTGGAAA encodes:
- the aepX gene encoding phosphoenolpyruvate mutase; amino-acid sequence: MKKTTQLKKLIKSNQLESIMEAHNALSAKIVEETGFKGIWASGLSMSAALGVRDNNEASWTQVLDVLEFMSDVTTIPILLDGDTGYGNFNNARRLVKKLEQRDIAGVCIEDKLFPKTNSFIRGEAQPLADINEFCGKIKAMKDTQKDEDFVVVSRVEAFIAGWGLKEALKRAEAYRLAGADAILMHSKRSDTQEIEAFMKEWGNRHPVIIVPTKYYTTPTDLFRELGVSLTIWANHNLRASIKSMQETSSRIFHDDSLLHVEKAVAPLNEVFRLQGEEELAAAEKRYLSSSQKNANAMILSRQSTANHIITEQIDQFKECGVKDIVTIEGDTGELLSLYNAKDHIGENTIISYNDIIYKSYILQDLIEMDNEIAIVVDADIEKTGEKRELVSASQPYSKYLYGKTVDLVAMANKEGMDDIHGEFIGLWKVSEKGAAVIKGALEDLINKENSIDLTIGDLLNHVLTLHPITINYIKGSWLDLEAYEKNLKAGDQV
- the aepY gene encoding phosphonopyruvate decarboxylase, with the translated sequence MMDTAQFGSLLKELGFDFYSGVPCSYLKSLINFAINECEFIMANNEGDAVAIAAGASIGGKKSVVLMQNSGLTNAVSPLTSLIHPFRIPILGFVSLRGEPGFPDEPQHELMGQITPEMLNLMQIKWDYLSSNIDDAKQQIQWANQCIEQNQPYFFIVKKGTFAPVTLQDKQLNKQKAIQAIKREKVFDDEKPTRYEALQVISALRDDNTIHLATTGKLGRELYDVEDTPNNFYMVGSMGCISSIGLGLALVRREKAIIALDGDGALLMRMGNLATNGYYSPNNLLHILLDNHIHDSTGGQFTVSPNVDFVDTAAACKYEQSIYVHTLAELSEYIKEWKQHQKLTFLYMKIAEGSKKGLGRPTIKPFEVKERLQVFLDD
- a CDS encoding 2-aminoethylphosphonate aminotransferase produces the protein MIETAVILAAGMGSRIRERTGYNPKGFLQLDEIPLIEHSISKMLTAGIKKIFIGTGFMKEAYEKLAYKYEQIQCVYNPDFETTGSMYTLYRLKDVINEDFLLVESDLIYERSALSILMNHGYKDVILSSKLTDSGDEVLIEIDEKHHLVNMSKAKADLMNISGELVGITKLSYSTFQKICSHIELLPNFHKMDYENGIVAIADQIPFYVHQENDLVWCEVDDEGHWTRAVQFIYPLIKARENVLKSINRTILLNPGPATTTDTVKYAQVVEDICPREEEFGRVMEFISNELTEFVGNLEEYTTVLFGGSGTAAVESILSSVIDDQAILIINNGAYGKRMCKIADVYGLEFFEYASPVDEAIDLSSLEQFINNVPTKLSHLAVVHCETSTGLLNNLEAVGELCQKYKLSMIVDAMSSFAAIPIDMNKMNISYLAASSNKNLQGMAGVSFVIADKAQLEKTKQYKQRNVYLNLFTQYHYFKLTNQMQFTPPVQTLYALKQAILETKWEGIQSRYKRYTKSWETLIEGVSRLGLKHLVDKNSHSRIITSIIEPSQPTYDFNEMHDYFYRNGFTIYPGKVNTLQTFRIANIGDISYLDIERFIRLLERYLEWLREGNKHETI
- a CDS encoding NUDIX hydrolase — translated: MKRYKVAVAVMVINAEDEFLLVKSRRGWEFPGGFIEDEEAIKDAAIREVKEESGINIELMKFLGLEQDIERTTCVFLFKGRPVSGKLTSSYETEDVGYYPLDEVMNMISIEHFKERIFRCLNDEEIPSIITR
- a CDS encoding DUF2935 domain-containing protein: MANPIVARSLDEIKFWSRIMKEHALFLSLGFTYEQKQLIDEAKHFITLFERIEEKLTNFSINSDWQQIQSFNNEVYQAAAAIWSYKRKVLGLTLRCEIRSNNYPLLVDHISREAAYFANRLKELNQGVLDPKPEAIIEENVFFLKIMADHAKFIGHLLDPSERKLVEQAREFSHDFDQLVFQAIDLDSMRPQSETKPLLSQFLNQNKVSVASLRDFKKTARELIEECRIKSNIHPLLADHTFREAERFLEIIDLFEASLKR
- a CDS encoding GerAB/ArcD/ProY family transporter, whose translation is MGQTKINALQLFYVIVGFQIGNTLVYGLGGGAKQDAWLVTFTAMLGGLILMFVYIKLASYYPEDTLLQMIPKIIGKYLTYPFILTYIIYFTYLASRACRDFAELIAATILVDTPLVFVIGSFMVLMVYCLRGGVETFGRMGEAVFPVYVMSMFVIWILLFSVKEFTINNLTPILGNGLTPIIKEVFPTVLTFPFGESIIIMMFFPFLNNKKNLIKIGMAIVLTTGVLMTLNLIMTLAVLGPEIYSQDFFPLLSATRMVSIADFLERFDALIILMMVAGVFFKVGGWTFGAAIGISHLFKLKQTKSVFLGLGTIIVPLAIVSSPNQVAYNELGLDFITLYVHVPLQIMFPILLLCIAFIRKKFSSSKSQS
- a CDS encoding HAD family hydrolase — encoded protein: MTNYKILFLDIDGTILKPDDTIEDSTKQAVAEVKQKGIEVFLATGRPLHEIDHIAEELNIQSFIGYNGAYAIYQGKDIFKSPMSADSVKSFVDIAKNNGHELVLYTHEKNIFSDLESSVVQEFIHAFHLQKNDHYSLDVINQILGITLINLSENEPALYEKNDHNIHLSQVNVDGLRHCFDVIRDNVNKGIAIQHILELLQIPRESSIAFGDGMNDKEMLSFVGEGFAMGNGHPDLFQYAKHKTTKVTDSGIYNGLKSLGLVN
- a CDS encoding cold-shock protein, giving the protein MAQGKVKWFNSEKGFGFIEVEGGEDVFVHFSSIQGEGYKSLDEGQEVSFDIEQGNRGPQAANVQKI